Proteins from a genomic interval of Candidatus Kapaibacterium sp.:
- the bshB1 gene encoding bacillithiol biosynthesis deacetylase BshB1 has translation MTDQFPGEFDCMVIGAHPDDAELCCGGTIAKLTSEGKKVVLVDCTKGEMGTRGSDELRLREAEVAAKILGVHERINLGFRDGFIKIDEEHLYPMVQTIRKYRPKIILIHPWFERHPDHENMHRLFRDAMFKCGLRKFATENDGKAQEIFRTRRIFCYQQAYQLPRLPDFFVDITDVHEIKMQAIKAFSSQVFVPGQYENEPRTRLSSPEFMEELIARARYFGGLCGVKYAESFLSVEPILLGSMSRFL, from the coding sequence ATGACTGACCAATTTCCGGGTGAATTTGATTGCATGGTCATCGGGGCACATCCTGACGATGCAGAGCTATGCTGTGGAGGTACAATTGCCAAGCTGACATCGGAAGGCAAAAAAGTAGTTCTTGTGGATTGCACCAAAGGCGAAATGGGCACTCGCGGCAGTGATGAATTGCGTCTTCGCGAGGCTGAAGTAGCCGCTAAAATTCTTGGAGTCCACGAAAGAATCAATCTCGGATTCCGAGATGGATTCATAAAAATTGATGAAGAGCATCTATACCCAATGGTTCAAACTATTCGGAAGTATCGACCGAAAATCATTCTCATTCATCCTTGGTTCGAAAGACACCCCGACCACGAAAATATGCACAGATTATTCCGTGATGCGATGTTCAAATGCGGTTTACGCAAATTTGCCACTGAAAATGACGGTAAAGCACAAGAAATTTTCCGTACTCGCCGAATATTTTGCTATCAACAAGCTTATCAATTGCCACGGTTACCTGACTTTTTTGTGGACATTACCGACGTACATGAGATTAAAATGCAGGCTATCAAAGCGTTTTCATCTCAGGTTTTTGTTCCCGGTCAATACGAAAACGAACCACGAACGCGTTTGTCAAGTCCCGAATTTATGGAAGAATTAATCGCTCGTGCTCGCTATTTCGGCGGATTGTGCGGTGTGAAATATGCAGAATCTTTTTTGTCCGTAGAGCCGATTCTACTCGGGAGCATGTCACGCTTTTTGTGA
- a CDS encoding Fic family protein, with translation MQIEKYKAGEIRQSIDYKYFVPNFINTEWFWSDVQINKLIENASYQLGQLNSYAKLVPNIDLFIHMHITKEAVVSSKIEGTQTHFDEAFLQKENVNPERKDDWQEVQNYTQAMNEAIKELNELPISSRLILKTHHVLMQGVRGEKKTPGEYRRSQNWIGGKSLSDAVFIPPHADHLSELMSDLENFIHNENFSIPMLIKAAIIHYQFETIHPFLDGNGRIGRLLITLFLIEKKVLAKPLLYLSSYFEKDKNLYYDNLTRVRTHNDILQWIKYFLVGIALTAKQAVETLSNIIELKIESEHMIQNEFGKRIKTGLILHNNLLKQPLVDVKDVQEICGLSPKAAGDLINLFEQKQLLKEFSGNHRNRIFIYEPYINLFND, from the coding sequence ATACAAATAGAGAAATATAAAGCGGGCGAGATAAGACAAAGTATAGACTATAAATATTTTGTACCTAACTTTATAAATACTGAATGGTTTTGGAGCGATGTTCAAATTAATAAATTGATAGAAAATGCCTCCTATCAGTTAGGACAGCTCAATTCTTATGCAAAGTTAGTTCCCAATATTGACTTATTTATTCACATGCATATCACAAAAGAAGCTGTAGTCTCAAGCAAGATAGAAGGCACACAAACACATTTTGATGAAGCTTTTTTGCAAAAGGAAAATGTCAATCCTGAACGTAAAGATGATTGGCAGGAAGTTCAAAACTATACACAAGCAATGAACGAAGCCATCAAGGAATTAAATGAATTACCTATCTCTTCAAGGCTGATTCTGAAAACACATCATGTTTTAATGCAAGGTGTGAGGGGAGAAAAGAAAACACCGGGTGAATACAGACGTAGTCAAAATTGGATTGGAGGTAAATCACTATCAGATGCAGTTTTTATTCCACCTCACGCCGACCACCTAAGCGAACTTATGAGTGATTTAGAAAACTTTATTCACAACGAAAACTTTTCAATCCCGATGCTTATTAAAGCTGCAATTATCCATTATCAATTTGAAACAATACACCCCTTTTTAGATGGAAACGGTAGAATAGGGAGATTGCTCATCACGCTTTTTTTAATAGAAAAAAAAGTGTTAGCAAAACCACTGCTTTATCTATCAAGTTACTTTGAAAAAGATAAAAATCTTTATTATGACAATCTTACAAGAGTACGAACACATAATGACATACTACAATGGATAAAATACTTTTTAGTAGGAATAGCTCTAACAGCCAAGCAAGCAGTTGAAACCCTCAGCAATATTATTGAACTAAAAATCGAGTCCGAACATATGATTCAGAATGAATTTGGAAAGAGAATCAAAACTGGCTTGATACTTCACAACAACTTGCTGAAACAACCTTTAGTGGATGTTAAAGATGTACAAGAAATATGTGGACTAAGTCCAAAAGCTGCAGGTGATTTAATCAATTTATTTGAACAAAAACAATTACTCAAAGAATTTTCAGGTAATCACCGAAACCGTATTTTTATCTACGAGCCTTATATTAACTTGTTCAATGATTAA